The genomic interval TCACTCAATACTGAAATAGCAACAGTACTGTGAATTGCTCCAACTATGAGTGGAAGTATAAAAAAGATTCCCACCTGTTTTGAAACTGATTTGTATATCTCAAAATCTGTAGTTCCCAATTTCTTGAGTATTTCATATTTGTTTTTATCTCTGAAGGATTCGCTCAAGGTCTTGAAATAGATTATACTACCAGTAGCAAATACAAATACAAGAGATAAAAAAGCACCTACAAAATAAATAATTCCTGCAAAATCATAAAATGTTGCACCAGCTACCCAATAGCCATATAGATTAGATTCCCTCGGAAGTGTTTCAGCTAATTTGAAAATTAAATCTTTTGTATCATCTGGATTATCCAATATAATCCCATTGAACCCACTTTCATCAAATTGTGATTTCAATACTTCATATTCCTCGTTGTTTACAACTATGCAAGGAAAAGACACCCCATTACCTAAAAGAGGAACTTTGGTATTAATTTTTATATTATATTTCTCATCTCCTATAGCAATACTTTTCTGTTTTTCTAATGTAGACATCATTGTTTTGGGTCTTTCTATATATATTGCTTCACCTTTTGCTAAATTGAATTTAGATGTTATTTTTTCTCCATTCTCAACTTTTAAATCTGACAATATATTTTCAAAATCAGAAAACTTCAATACTACAACTTCACGATCAGGTACATATAAGAAATTAGCCTTTTCTTTAAGTTCTACTTTATGATTTGAATTTTCCACGATTTCATCTACTTTTTTTATTTCTTCTTCATCATTAGAAATATAAGAAATAGTATAGGGAACTTCTATTTTGTGGTTTTCCCCCACATAATATTTAAGAGAGCTAACTGTTCCAAAACAAGTTATACAAGTTGTTATTAAAACTGCTACTGCTGCAAGGGTTCTATAATTGTTTTTTATTCTAAAAGCTATGTTTGAAACACTTATGATATTTACCCCTTTATAAAGATAACTTTTTTTGTTTATATAATGCCTTATGACCATGGAGAAAAAAGAGCCAAATAGCCAATAAGTTCCCCATACAATAAGAAGTACTGTAACTAAAAAAGTTATATCAAAACCCAATTTTTCATAGTTAACTGCAATAAAATATGCTACACCAATAATTATTATTGAAGCAATTCCTTTAAAGTAATTAACTTTTGGAAGTTCTTCTTCTTTTTTTAATGAATTTAACAAATCAATTAAATTAGTTCTTACGATATCAAAATATCCTTTTAAAAATGTAATAGTCAAAATAATTGAATAGGCAATAATTGTTCCAACAATAGCTTTTTTTGATATGAAAAACTTAATTGTCATATCTAAAAGAGCTACTTTTGCAAGTATCATCATGAACAATTTACTAAATAATATTCCAACTATTAATCCAATAGCTAAAGATAATATCCCAAGTAATAGCCCTTCAGAAGCAAAGATAAGTGCTATTTTATAGTTGTCAATTCCCATAAAAGCATAAACACCTATTTCCTTTTTCCTTTGGCTTAAGAAAAAATTGCTGGAATATGCTATGAAAAATATCAAAAACATTATCATAAGCATGGAAGCCGTATAGGATGTCCCTTCAACATAAGTTGATACTTCTTTAAATTCTAAAAATTGAGGATTGTATCTCATAGACAAAAAATTGTAATAAGCAGCTACAGAAAAAATCATTGCCATCAGATACAAGCTGTAGGTCTTTATATTTCTTTTGAAATTCATGATGGCTATTTTAAAAGAACTCATCTACTCCACCTCCCATAGAACCAAGAAAATCAATTATCCTCTTGAAGAATTCTTTTCTAGATGAATCTTTGTCTATTCTTGCATGAATTTTTCCATCCTTAATAAACAAGATCCTCTTGGTATAGCTGGCTGCAAATGCATCATGAGTAACCATGATAATAGTTGTGTTGAATTCTTCATTCATTTGCGATAAGCATTGCAACAATTCTTGAGAAGACTTTGAATCCAATGCTCCAGTAGGTTCATCTGCAAAAACTATGGAAGGAGAAGTAATGAGTGCCCTTGCTGCTGCTACTCTCTGCTTTTGCCCTCCCGACAATTGATAGGGATATTTTTTCAAATGCTCTTTTAATCCAAAAAATTTGCTTAAGTCTTCTATCTTTTCATTTATTTCTCTTATATCTACTTTTGAAAGAGCAAGGGGCAAAGCCATATTGTCCTCAATAGACATACTGTCCAACAAGTTAAAATCTTGAAATATAAAACCTATATTATTTCGTCTAAATATGGAAAGCTCCTTGTTTTCCATATTTAAAATACTATTTCCTTCATAATATATTTCTCCAGAAGTAGGTCTATCAATAGTAGATAGCATATTTAAAAGTGTAGTTTTTCCTGCTCCAGATGGTCCCATTATTCCTAAAAATTCACCCTTATATACTTTTAAGTCAATATCATCTACAGCTATAAAAGTCATTCCTTTTGAGCCATATTCTTTTCTTAAATTTTTCGTTTCAAGTACCACATCCATTTTCTAACCTCCTATATCATTTGAAAAATCTCTCTTGATCTAAGAGAGATTTTTTATTTAGTATTTGTCTATATTCTAGTATTTTCCCTGTCTGTATGCCATCATTTATAGTGACAATATAGGATTTAACATTACATCTTTGTCACATTGAAATAATCAGCTATTTTATAAAAAGTTATTTTAAATTCTGTGTATTGTGATACTTGAGAAGATACTTCTATATTGAAATTTAGCCTACTTGCAATCTTTTTACATATATAAAGTCCCATACCTGTGGATTTGGTTGTTTTTCTTCCATTATCCCCTGTAAATCCCCTGTCAAAAATTCTTTCTATATCTTTAGGAGGTATGCCCATACCATTGTCTTTTATAAAAAGTTTTATACTTTCTTCATCTTCCCTTGCAAAAATTTTAATTTTCCCATGCATATCGGTATATTTGCAAGCATTGTTTATTATTTGATCCAATACATAAAAAGTCCACTTGCTATCTGCAAATACACTAAAATCTAAATTATCCATTTCTACTTCTATCTTTTTAGATATAAAAGAATTCATATTGTTTTTAATTACACTTTTGACTAATGTATATAAATTTATTTCTTCTATTGCAAAGTCTTCGGAATAGCTTGAAGCCCTGCTAGTATACAGTACTTGATTGGTGAGAAAATTTATTCTTTCTAATTCCCCTCTCAATTCTTCTGAAATATCATATAGTTCTTCTTCCTCAATTTTATCAGCTATAAGCTCACATACAGATAAAGGTATCTTAATCTCGTGAACCCATTTTGTTATATAATCATTTATCTCTTCTAAATCCTCTTTCAATTCTTTGGTTTCTCTCAATTTTTCTTCATTCTTGAAATCTATTGTCTCTCTTATAAGGACTTGTTCCAATTTTTCACCATTGGGGAGAAAATCATCAATATCTTCTTTATTATAGAGAGCATTTCTAAAATTCTTGTAGCTATTTTTCCATTTTATATAGTGTAGGATTAAAAACAATAAAGAAATAGAGAAAATAAGTATATTCATATACAAAATATCGCCTATAGACTTATTCAAAGCTGTACTGCTTATAAGTATTAGATTAATCGTACATATTACTCCTATAAAATAAAGAATTGTCCAAAGTGAATCTTTTATGTATTTAAAGAAACTCATGGTATCATATATCCTTGAGATTTTTTAGTGACTATAAAATCCTTAAGTCCCACATCTTCCAGCCTTTTCCTAAGTCTATTTACATTTACAGTCAAAGTGTTTTCACTTATAAAATACTCACTTTCCCAAAGCACTCTCATGATTCTATCCCGGGATATTATCTTGCCTTTGTTTTTCATAAGAAGTTGAAGTATTTTAAATTCATTCTTGGTCAATTCTATTTTCTCCTCCTCATAGACAAGTGTTCCATCATTTATGTTTAAAATAGCTCCACGACATTCTATTATACTGACTTCATTTTCTCCATAAGAATAAGTTCTTCTTATGACAGCTTGTATTTTGGCTAATAATATATCCATGGAAAATGGTTTTGTCACAAAATCATCTCCCCCCATATTGACCGCCATTATTATATCCATATTGCTGTCCCTTGAAGATAGAAATATAATTGGAACTTTAGACATACTCCTTATTTTTTGACACCAATAAAATCCATCAAAAGAAGGCAAATTTATATCCATAATGACTAAATGAGGATTATATTTTGCAAATTCCTCCAATACATTTTCAAAGTTTTCAATAGAAAACGTATCATATCCCCATTTAGAAATACCTTGTTTTATATTGTCACAAAGAATTTTGTCATCCTCAACTATAAGTATCTTGTACACAATATCACCTCATGACTATACTTTTGGTCAATCCCTCTAATCTTGATGCAAAAAGAACCGTCCCCAGTGCATCAATTGATTACGAATCCGGCGCTTGGATTTATTACTTGACCTGTTATGAGTTTGGCTTCTTCTGTTGACAAGAAGTATATTACATCTGCTATGTCTTCTGGTTTTGCAATTACTTCAAGAGGTGTGTCATATCTGAGGCTTTCAAGAACTTCTTTATCAACACCTGCAATCATATCTGTATATACTGCTCCTGGTGCAACAGCATTTACCGATATATTTGAAGGACCTAGTTCTTTTGCCAAAGCCTTGGTGAAACTTATGACTGCTCCCTTTGTTGCAGAATAATGCACTTCACAAGAGGCTCCCACAAGTCCCCATATGGATGCAAGATTTATGATCCTTCCTGATTTTTCACTGATCATTCTTGGAACGACACATTGGCAACAATTGAACATTCCGCCTATATTTACATCAAAAATTCTTTTCCATCGTTCTACTGTGATATCTGTAAATAAAGTCATATCAGCTATACCTGCATTGTTCACAAGTACATCAATATTCCTAAATTTTTTATACCCTTCTTCAAACATCTTCTCAACTTGAGTTCTATCAGAAACATCAGCTTTTATGGCTATGGCATTGGCGCCAGATGAAAGCAATTCTTCTACCAATGAAAGAGCTTTATCTTCACTTTTATAGAAATTTACAATGACATTGTATCCTTCTTTTGCAAATTTTTTGGCAGTGGCTCTCCCAATTCCTCTAGAAGAACCTGTAATCAAAACTGTTTTTTTCATACTATCAGACTCCCTAAAATATATTTTCATTTAACAATTATATCACATTTCACAAATACCTATTATATAATCCAAAATCTTAATTACATAAAATTCATAGTCTAAGTACAAACTGCATACTTATTAAATATGGCATTCATTTATTATGGCAATGAAAAACATGTAGGAAACCTTTCTTGAAACTCATTAATGGAAAGTTTTATATTAAGGAAGAATAGAACTTTCCTATGGGTTGCAAGTATATTTAGAATATTCAAAAAATGAATTAAGGGGGAGTGTTGGAATGAAAAGAAAGTTAGCATTACTATTGGCATTGGTGCTTCTACTGACTGTTTTCACTGCAGGCTGTGGCAAAAAAGAAAACCCTGCTGTTGTGGAAGAAGAAACTGAAGAACCAATGGAAGAAGACACAAATACTGAACCTACTGAACCTATGGGACAAATAACTATCGGGAATACGACAGAATTGACTGGTGACTGGGAACCTTATTTTCAAAACAATGCAGCAGACTATGATATTTACAATTTCATTACTGGATATGACACCGTTGACATGACTTTTGATGGTAAATACTTAATAAATGACACCGTAGTAGAAAAACATGAAATTACAGAAAATGATGATGGTTCTAAAACCTATACCTTTACTATCAAAGATGGTCTTACTTATGACGATGGAAGCCCTATTACAGCTCTTGACTACGTTGCATACTATATGTTCTGGTCATCACCTGTAGTTGGTGAAATGGGTGGAGACAATACTAGCGGTCAATATCTCAAGGGATGGAAAGAATATTCAACAGGAAAGGCAAAAGAATTTACTGGTGTTAATTTAATTGATGAAAAAACTTTTGCTTTTACTATTGATGCAGAAAATCTTCCTTATTTTTTCGAACTAACTCTTGTAAGTGTTTCACCTCTAAAATTGTCTTTCTGGACTGATGACACTGTAGAAATTAAAGATGATGGCAACGGCTGTTATACTTCTTCAAACTTCACTGTAGAAAATTTTGAAGAAAGAATCAATAAAGCAAGATTCGAAAGCTATCCTTCAACTGGACCATATAAAGTAACAAGCTATGATGAAGCATCTAAAACTGCAGTTCTTGAAGTAAATGATAAATTCCTTGGAAATTATGAAGGCAGAAAACCATTGATTAAAACAGTTATTTATAAGAAAGTTACCAATGAAACAGCTATGGATGAATTGGCTACAGGAGGAGCTGACTTGTTGTCTGGTATGGCCAGCGGTGATGAAATCAACGCAGGACTTGACCTTGTAGAAAAAGGCGGATATAACTTTACTGAATATCCTCGTGCTGGGTATGGTAAATTGGAATTGATATGTGACCATGGTCCTACTGAAGATGTGAATGTTCGTAAAGCAATTGCTCATCTTATAGATAGAAATGATTTTGCTAAAGCTTTCACTGGTGGCTTTGGTACCGTAGTTAATGGACCT from Sporanaerobacter acetigenes DSM 13106 carries:
- a CDS encoding FtsX-like permease family protein, translated to MSSFKIAIMNFKRNIKTYSLYLMAMIFSVAAYYNFLSMRYNPQFLEFKEVSTYVEGTSYTASMLMIMFLIFFIAYSSNFFLSQRKKEIGVYAFMGIDNYKIALIFASEGLLLGILSLAIGLIVGILFSKLFMMILAKVALLDMTIKFFISKKAIVGTIIAYSIILTITFLKGYFDIVRTNLIDLLNSLKKEEELPKVNYFKGIASIIIIGVAYFIAVNYEKLGFDITFLVTVLLIVWGTYWLFGSFFSMVIRHYINKKSYLYKGVNIISVSNIAFRIKNNYRTLAAVAVLITTCITCFGTVSSLKYYVGENHKIEVPYTISYISNDEEEIKKVDEIVENSNHKVELKEKANFLYVPDREVVVLKFSDFENILSDLKVENGEKITSKFNLAKGEAIYIERPKTMMSTLEKQKSIAIGDEKYNIKINTKVPLLGNGVSFPCIVVNNEEYEVLKSQFDESGFNGIILDNPDDTKDLIFKLAETLPRESNLYGYWVAGATFYDFAGIIYFVGAFLSLVFVFATGSIIYFKTLSESFRDKNKYEILKKLGTTDFEIYKSVSKQVGIFFILPLIVGAIHSTVAISVLSDLMNYSLIVPTIISIVVFAIVYGIFYIFTTKKFISVVE
- a CDS encoding ABC transporter ATP-binding protein, which translates into the protein MDVVLETKNLRKEYGSKGMTFIAVDDIDLKVYKGEFLGIMGPSGAGKTTLLNMLSTIDRPTSGEIYYEGNSILNMENKELSIFRRNNIGFIFQDFNLLDSMSIEDNMALPLALSKVDIREINEKIEDLSKFFGLKEHLKKYPYQLSGGQKQRVAAARALITSPSIVFADEPTGALDSKSSQELLQCLSQMNEEFNTTIIMVTHDAFAASYTKRILFIKDGKIHARIDKDSSRKEFFKRIIDFLGSMGGGVDEFF
- a CDS encoding sensor histidine kinase, giving the protein MSFFKYIKDSLWTILYFIGVICTINLILISSTALNKSIGDILYMNILIFSISLLFLILHYIKWKNSYKNFRNALYNKEDIDDFLPNGEKLEQVLIRETIDFKNEEKLRETKELKEDLEEINDYITKWVHEIKIPLSVCELIADKIEEEELYDISEELRGELERINFLTNQVLYTSRASSYSEDFAIEEINLYTLVKSVIKNNMNSFISKKIEVEMDNLDFSVFADSKWTFYVLDQIINNACKYTDMHGKIKIFAREDEESIKLFIKDNGMGIPPKDIERIFDRGFTGDNGRKTTKSTGMGLYICKKIASRLNFNIEVSSQVSQYTEFKITFYKIADYFNVTKM
- a CDS encoding response regulator transcription factor, whose amino-acid sequence is MYKILIVEDDKILCDNIKQGISKWGYDTFSIENFENVLEEFAKYNPHLVIMDINLPSFDGFYWCQKIRSMSKVPIIFLSSRDSNMDIIMAVNMGGDDFVTKPFSMDILLAKIQAVIRRTYSYGENEVSIIECRGAILNINDGTLVYEEEKIELTKNEFKILQLLMKNKGKIISRDRIMRVLWESEYFISENTLTVNVNRLRKRLEDVGLKDFIVTKKSQGYMIP
- the ymfI gene encoding elongation factor P 5-aminopentanone reductase: MKKTVLITGSSRGIGRATAKKFAKEGYNVIVNFYKSEDKALSLVEELLSSGANAIAIKADVSDRTQVEKMFEEGYKKFRNIDVLVNNAGIADMTLFTDITVERWKRIFDVNIGGMFNCCQCVVPRMISEKSGRIINLASIWGLVGASCEVHYSATKGAVISFTKALAKELGPSNISVNAVAPGAVYTDMIAGVDKEVLESLRYDTPLEVIAKPEDIADVIYFLSTEEAKLITGQVINPSAGFVIN
- a CDS encoding ABC transporter substrate-binding protein, whose protein sequence is MKRKLALLLALVLLLTVFTAGCGKKENPAVVEEETEEPMEEDTNTEPTEPMGQITIGNTTELTGDWEPYFQNNAADYDIYNFITGYDTVDMTFDGKYLINDTVVEKHEITENDDGSKTYTFTIKDGLTYDDGSPITALDYVAYYMFWSSPVVGEMGGDNTSGQYLKGWKEYSTGKAKEFTGVNLIDEKTFAFTIDAENLPYFFELTLVSVSPLKLSFWTDDTVEIKDDGNGCYTSSNFTVENFEERINKARFESYPSTGPYKVTSYDEASKTAVLEVNDKFLGNYEGRKPLIKTVIYKKVTNETAMDELATGGADLLSGMASGDEINAGLDLVEKGGYNFTEYPRAGYGKLELICDHGPTEDVNVRKAIAHLIDRNDFAKAFTGGFGTVVNGPYGEAMWFYQETKADLNSKLNQYPYSPEKAIALLEESGWIYDENGNEYKEGIRYKKLEDGTLMPLIIEWASSEQNDVSDLLVIKLQENPDVAAAGMKINQTVMTFGELLNYLYRDGSKDAKYGVPTYHMFNLGSGFTPRYDRSTDYTTDPDLLKQGLNSNHIIDKDLEKYAKEMVLTDPEDKDGFKTKFVDFIVRWNELLPDIPLYSNIYHDFYTDKLKNYNMNSLIKIPDAILYSYVAE